From the genome of Vulpes lagopus strain Blue_001 chromosome 2, ASM1834538v1, whole genome shotgun sequence, one region includes:
- the ZNF473 gene encoding zinc finger protein 473 isoform X2, producing MTEELVILRDVAMDFTLEDWEHLGLDQGDLFWDTALDNYQNLFLLNPSKPKLTSCPDGGEKLEVLVGASPESECPGTAGAKTCPLAEDYLEGLSQEVTETLSKDDLQNSSWGKACVGESWLDSLLGDSENLLRSDIVTNKESPKECRSHELKTDLGPEFLFSTGEDSGMYNLSEKSPALATSQEHESDLGCVLDQNQQEGIQEGEKLYKCSECGKSFSQSHHLIQHWILHTREKPSVCQEYKEGFSQSSCLLAPLTTHTGYRSFVCAKCGKTFAQNMHLIQHQKIHTREKPCKNQDSDQLLVVGLQPAEHQKTHTGGQSHRCNECGKSFSQTFHLTQHQKTHTQKLYECAKCKVTFNLRKYLLQHQKIHSTDPPSEHQECRKAFRQSLLLIKHQSVHTGEKPYKCDQCGKPFRNISTLKIHQRVHSGEKPYKCNECGKAFYRNTHLNEHQRIHTGYRPYKCHKCIKSFSRPSHLIRHQSIHAIEKPYSCTKCKETFSHNEHLVQHQKMHTVETPYECQECGERFICSSTLNCHQTVHTREKQGLSESVRILNQDSEQSEQLRISEKHFKCNKCEKTFSCNKYLAQHERVHTRVKPFECKQCGKAFSQSTQLIRHQSIHSGVRPYECGDCGKAFVHSTSLTKHQSIHQSEHPFKCNECGKTFSQSAHLSEHQLIHTAEKLFQCNICDKSFAHSNCLTQHRRIHAGKKFFECNECGKSFRQSSCLSKHQRGHTGEKPHKCSDCGKTFSVGAQLIQHQRVHTGEKPYVCQECGKAFTQSSCLSVHQRVHTGERPYVCQECGKAFSQSSCLSVHQRIHTGEKPYVCAECGKAFAQKANLMQHERIHTGEKPYVCRVCGKAFGLSAHLSQHQRIHTQEKL from the exons ATGACCGAG GAACTTGTAATCCTCAGGGATGTAGCCATGGACTTCACCTTGGAGGACTGGGAGCATCTGGGGCTGGACCAGGGGGACCTGTTCTGGGACACAGCACTGGACAACTACCAGAACCTTTTCCTGCTGA ACCCCTCCAAACCCAAACTGACCTCTTGTCCGGATGGCGGGGAAAAGCTGGAGGTGCTGGTGGGAGCAAGCCCAGAATCAGAGTGCCCTG GCACAGCTGGGGCCAAGACCTGTCCTCTGGCAGAAGACTACTTAGAAGGACTCTCCCAAGAGGTCACAGAGACATTGTCCAAGGATGACCTCCAGAATTCCAGTTGGGGGAAAGCCTGTGTAGGTGAGAGTTGGTTAGATAGTCTGCTAGGAGATTCAGAAAATCTTCTGAGGTCTGACATTGTTACCAACAAGGAGAGTCCTAAAGAATGCAGGAGTCATGAACTCAAAACAGACCTTGGGCCAGAGTTCCTCTTTTCCACAGGAGAGGATTCTGGGATGTACAATCTTTCTGAAAAGAGCCCTGCACTGGCTACATCTCAGGAACATGAGAGTGACCTTGGCTGTGTCTTAGATCAGAACCAGCAAGAGGGCATCCAGGAGGGGGAGAAATTGTATAAATGTAGTGAATGTGGGAAGAGCTTCAGCCAGAGTCACCATCTTATCCAGCACTGGATTCTTCATACTAGAGAGAAACCCAGTGTGTGTCAAGAGTACAAGGAAGGTTTCAGCCAGAGTTCTTGCCTCTTGGCGCCTCTGACAACTCACACAGGCTACAGATCCTTTGTGTGTGCCAAGTGCGGGAAAACTTTCGCTCAGAACATGCACCTCATACAGCATCAGAAAATTCACACCAGGGAAAAACCATGTAAGAATCAAGATAGTGACCAGCTGTTGGTTGTCGGCCTACAGCCTGCTGAGCACCAGAAAACCCATACGGGTGGTCAGTCCCACAGATGTAATGAGTGTGGCAAGAGTTTCAGCCAAACCTTTCATCTTACTCAGCATCAGAAGACCCATACCCAGAAGCTCTACGAATGTGCCAAATGCAAGGTGACCTTCAACCTCAGGAAATACCTCCTCCAACACCAGAAAATCCATTCCACAGACCCTCCCTCTGAGCATCAGGAATGCAGGAAGGCTTTCAGGCAGAGCTTGCTGCTTATCAAACACCAGTCtgttcacactggagaaaagccTTACAAATGTGATCAGTGTGGGAAACCCTTCAGGAATATCTCAACCCTAAAGATCCACCAGCGGGTTCACAGTGGAGAGAAGCCTTACAAATGCAAtgagtgtgggaaagccttctACCGGAATACTCACCTTAATGAACATCAGAGGATTCACACTGGCTATCGGCCCTACAAATGTCACAAATGCATCAAGAGTTTTAGCCGGCCCTCCCACCTGATTCGACACCAGTCTATCCATGCCATAGAAAAGCCCTACAGCTGTACCAAATGCAAGGAAACTTTCAGCCACAATGAACACCTCGTCCAGCACCAGAAAATGCACACTGTGGAGACCCCTTATGAATGCCAGGAGTGTGGTGAGCGCTTCATCTGCAGCTCCACACTAAATTGCCACCAGACTGTTCACACCAGAGAAAAACAAGGACTTAGTGAGAGCGTGAGGATCTTGAATCAGGACTCAGAGCAGAGTGAGCAACTGAGGATCAGTGAGAAGCACTTTAAGTGTAACAAATGCGAGAAAACCTTTAGCTGCAACAAATACCTGGCTCAGCATGAGAGGGTTCACACCAGGGTGAAGCCCTTCGAGTGTAAGCAGTGTGGAAAAGCCTTTAGCCAAAGTACACAGCTCATTCGCCATCAGAGCATCCACTCTGGGGTGAGGCCATATGAATGTGGGGACTGTGGGAAGGCCTTTGTTCACAGTACTTCCCTCACTAAACATCAGTCTATCCACCAGAGCGAACACCCttttaaatgtaatgaatgtggaaagACTTTCAGCCAAAGTGCACATCTCTCAGAACATCAATTAATTCACACTGCAGAGAAACTCTTCCAGTGTAATATATGTGACAAATCCTTTGCCCATAGTAACTGCCTTACTCAGCATCGGAGAATTCATGCTGGAAAGAAGTTCTTTGagtgtaatgaatgtggaaagTCATTTCGTCAGAGCTCATGCCTTTCTAAGCATCAGAGAGGTCACACCGGTGAGAAACCTCACAAATGCAGTGACTGTGGGAAAACCTTCAGCGTGGGTGCTCAACTCATTCAACACCAGAGAGTTCATACCGGAGAAAAGCCTTATGTTTGtcaggaatgtgggaaagccttcaccCAGAGCTCGTGCCTTTCTGTTCACCAGCGAGTTCACACCGGGGAGAGGCCTTATGTTTGtcaggaatgtgggaaagccttcagccaAAGCTCGTGCCTTTCTGTTCaccagagaattcacactggGGAGAAGCCTTATGTATGTgctgaatgtgggaaagcctttgcTCAGAAAGCAAATCTGATGCAGCATGAGAGAATTCACACTGGGGAGAAACCTTATGTCTGCAGGGTGTGTGGGAAAGCCTTTGGGCTCAGCGCCCATCTCAGTCAACACCAGAGAATTCACACCCAAGAAAAACTGTAG
- the ZNF473 gene encoding zinc finger protein 473 isoform X1: MKTFLYLELVILRDVAMDFTLEDWEHLGLDQGDLFWDTALDNYQNLFLLNPSKPKLTSCPDGGEKLEVLVGASPESECPGTAGAKTCPLAEDYLEGLSQEVTETLSKDDLQNSSWGKACVGESWLDSLLGDSENLLRSDIVTNKESPKECRSHELKTDLGPEFLFSTGEDSGMYNLSEKSPALATSQEHESDLGCVLDQNQQEGIQEGEKLYKCSECGKSFSQSHHLIQHWILHTREKPSVCQEYKEGFSQSSCLLAPLTTHTGYRSFVCAKCGKTFAQNMHLIQHQKIHTREKPCKNQDSDQLLVVGLQPAEHQKTHTGGQSHRCNECGKSFSQTFHLTQHQKTHTQKLYECAKCKVTFNLRKYLLQHQKIHSTDPPSEHQECRKAFRQSLLLIKHQSVHTGEKPYKCDQCGKPFRNISTLKIHQRVHSGEKPYKCNECGKAFYRNTHLNEHQRIHTGYRPYKCHKCIKSFSRPSHLIRHQSIHAIEKPYSCTKCKETFSHNEHLVQHQKMHTVETPYECQECGERFICSSTLNCHQTVHTREKQGLSESVRILNQDSEQSEQLRISEKHFKCNKCEKTFSCNKYLAQHERVHTRVKPFECKQCGKAFSQSTQLIRHQSIHSGVRPYECGDCGKAFVHSTSLTKHQSIHQSEHPFKCNECGKTFSQSAHLSEHQLIHTAEKLFQCNICDKSFAHSNCLTQHRRIHAGKKFFECNECGKSFRQSSCLSKHQRGHTGEKPHKCSDCGKTFSVGAQLIQHQRVHTGEKPYVCQECGKAFTQSSCLSVHQRVHTGERPYVCQECGKAFSQSSCLSVHQRIHTGEKPYVCAECGKAFAQKANLMQHERIHTGEKPYVCRVCGKAFGLSAHLSQHQRIHTQEKL; the protein is encoded by the exons ATGAAAACCTTCCTCTACCTg GAACTTGTAATCCTCAGGGATGTAGCCATGGACTTCACCTTGGAGGACTGGGAGCATCTGGGGCTGGACCAGGGGGACCTGTTCTGGGACACAGCACTGGACAACTACCAGAACCTTTTCCTGCTGA ACCCCTCCAAACCCAAACTGACCTCTTGTCCGGATGGCGGGGAAAAGCTGGAGGTGCTGGTGGGAGCAAGCCCAGAATCAGAGTGCCCTG GCACAGCTGGGGCCAAGACCTGTCCTCTGGCAGAAGACTACTTAGAAGGACTCTCCCAAGAGGTCACAGAGACATTGTCCAAGGATGACCTCCAGAATTCCAGTTGGGGGAAAGCCTGTGTAGGTGAGAGTTGGTTAGATAGTCTGCTAGGAGATTCAGAAAATCTTCTGAGGTCTGACATTGTTACCAACAAGGAGAGTCCTAAAGAATGCAGGAGTCATGAACTCAAAACAGACCTTGGGCCAGAGTTCCTCTTTTCCACAGGAGAGGATTCTGGGATGTACAATCTTTCTGAAAAGAGCCCTGCACTGGCTACATCTCAGGAACATGAGAGTGACCTTGGCTGTGTCTTAGATCAGAACCAGCAAGAGGGCATCCAGGAGGGGGAGAAATTGTATAAATGTAGTGAATGTGGGAAGAGCTTCAGCCAGAGTCACCATCTTATCCAGCACTGGATTCTTCATACTAGAGAGAAACCCAGTGTGTGTCAAGAGTACAAGGAAGGTTTCAGCCAGAGTTCTTGCCTCTTGGCGCCTCTGACAACTCACACAGGCTACAGATCCTTTGTGTGTGCCAAGTGCGGGAAAACTTTCGCTCAGAACATGCACCTCATACAGCATCAGAAAATTCACACCAGGGAAAAACCATGTAAGAATCAAGATAGTGACCAGCTGTTGGTTGTCGGCCTACAGCCTGCTGAGCACCAGAAAACCCATACGGGTGGTCAGTCCCACAGATGTAATGAGTGTGGCAAGAGTTTCAGCCAAACCTTTCATCTTACTCAGCATCAGAAGACCCATACCCAGAAGCTCTACGAATGTGCCAAATGCAAGGTGACCTTCAACCTCAGGAAATACCTCCTCCAACACCAGAAAATCCATTCCACAGACCCTCCCTCTGAGCATCAGGAATGCAGGAAGGCTTTCAGGCAGAGCTTGCTGCTTATCAAACACCAGTCtgttcacactggagaaaagccTTACAAATGTGATCAGTGTGGGAAACCCTTCAGGAATATCTCAACCCTAAAGATCCACCAGCGGGTTCACAGTGGAGAGAAGCCTTACAAATGCAAtgagtgtgggaaagccttctACCGGAATACTCACCTTAATGAACATCAGAGGATTCACACTGGCTATCGGCCCTACAAATGTCACAAATGCATCAAGAGTTTTAGCCGGCCCTCCCACCTGATTCGACACCAGTCTATCCATGCCATAGAAAAGCCCTACAGCTGTACCAAATGCAAGGAAACTTTCAGCCACAATGAACACCTCGTCCAGCACCAGAAAATGCACACTGTGGAGACCCCTTATGAATGCCAGGAGTGTGGTGAGCGCTTCATCTGCAGCTCCACACTAAATTGCCACCAGACTGTTCACACCAGAGAAAAACAAGGACTTAGTGAGAGCGTGAGGATCTTGAATCAGGACTCAGAGCAGAGTGAGCAACTGAGGATCAGTGAGAAGCACTTTAAGTGTAACAAATGCGAGAAAACCTTTAGCTGCAACAAATACCTGGCTCAGCATGAGAGGGTTCACACCAGGGTGAAGCCCTTCGAGTGTAAGCAGTGTGGAAAAGCCTTTAGCCAAAGTACACAGCTCATTCGCCATCAGAGCATCCACTCTGGGGTGAGGCCATATGAATGTGGGGACTGTGGGAAGGCCTTTGTTCACAGTACTTCCCTCACTAAACATCAGTCTATCCACCAGAGCGAACACCCttttaaatgtaatgaatgtggaaagACTTTCAGCCAAAGTGCACATCTCTCAGAACATCAATTAATTCACACTGCAGAGAAACTCTTCCAGTGTAATATATGTGACAAATCCTTTGCCCATAGTAACTGCCTTACTCAGCATCGGAGAATTCATGCTGGAAAGAAGTTCTTTGagtgtaatgaatgtggaaagTCATTTCGTCAGAGCTCATGCCTTTCTAAGCATCAGAGAGGTCACACCGGTGAGAAACCTCACAAATGCAGTGACTGTGGGAAAACCTTCAGCGTGGGTGCTCAACTCATTCAACACCAGAGAGTTCATACCGGAGAAAAGCCTTATGTTTGtcaggaatgtgggaaagccttcaccCAGAGCTCGTGCCTTTCTGTTCACCAGCGAGTTCACACCGGGGAGAGGCCTTATGTTTGtcaggaatgtgggaaagccttcagccaAAGCTCGTGCCTTTCTGTTCaccagagaattcacactggGGAGAAGCCTTATGTATGTgctgaatgtgggaaagcctttgcTCAGAAAGCAAATCTGATGCAGCATGAGAGAATTCACACTGGGGAGAAACCTTATGTCTGCAGGGTGTGTGGGAAAGCCTTTGGGCTCAGCGCCCATCTCAGTCAACACCAGAGAATTCACACCCAAGAAAAACTGTAG